In the genome of Dehalococcoidia bacterium, one region contains:
- a CDS encoding nucleotide exchange factor GrpE produces the protein MSERQEDEARIVDRRASTLPDRSQEQNDPSGQGSSAEALARQLAEETEKAQAYLANWQRAAADYQNYKRRVEQEREEMGRLATAALIINILPILDDLERALQSIDSHLAGLTWVDGIRLIYRKFQAVLEMNGVREIQAEGADFDPNYHEAVAFAEGEDGKVLSVVQKGYTLNNRVLRPAMVVVGKPKDAAG, from the coding sequence ATGTCTGAAAGGCAAGAAGACGAAGCGCGAATAGTTGACCGCAGGGCGTCGACCCTCCCAGACCGCAGCCAGGAGCAGAATGACCCCTCGGGGCAGGGCAGCAGCGCGGAGGCCCTTGCCAGGCAGCTGGCGGAGGAGACCGAGAAGGCCCAGGCCTACCTCGCGAACTGGCAGCGCGCCGCGGCCGACTATCAGAACTACAAACGCCGCGTGGAGCAGGAGCGCGAGGAGATGGGCCGCCTTGCTACGGCCGCGCTCATCATCAATATCCTGCCCATCCTCGACGATTTGGAGCGCGCCCTCCAGAGCATCGATTCGCACCTCGCCGGGTTGACCTGGGTGGACGGCATTCGCCTTATCTACCGCAAGTTCCAGGCGGTGCTCGAGATGAACGGGGTCAGGGAGATCCAGGCCGAGGGCGCCGACTTCGACCCCAATTACCACGAGGCCGTGGCTTTCGCCGAGGGCGAGGACGGCAAAGTGCTGAGCGTGGTGCAGAAGGGCTACACCCTGAACAACCGGGTCCTGCGCCCGGCGATGGTTGTCGTTGGCAAGCCGAAGGACGCAGCCGGGTAG
- the dnaK gene encoding molecular chaperone DnaK encodes MAKVIGIDLGTTNSCVAVMEAGEPVVIPNAEGGRITPSVVAISRGGERLVGQVAKRQAITNPENTVYSIKRLMGRKFNDPEVQRDLKLLSYKVEAAPNGDVLVRLGDRTYSPPEISAMILQKLKRDAEAYLGEPVNEAVITVPAYFNDSQRQATKDAGKIAGLEVLRIINEPTAASLAYGLDKKGEETIAVYDLGGGTFDISILEIGEGTFHVKSTNGDTHLGGDDFDQRVIDWLVDEFKRDQGIDLKQDRMALQRLKEAAEKAKIELSTVMQTDINLPFITADASGPKHLNITMTRSKLEQLVGDLVERTLEPCRMALQDAGITAAQIDEVVMVGGQTRMPLVIEKVRQFFGKEPHRGVNPDEVVAIGAAIQAGVLKGEVRDVLLLDVTPLTLGIETLGGVATPLIPRNTTIPTSKSQIFSTAADNQPSVEIHVIQGERAMAADNKSLGRFILDGILPAPRGVPQIEVTFDIDANGILNVSARDKATGREQKITITAGSGLTKEEVERMQREAEMHAAEDKRRREEIELRNAADSLAYTAEKTLRDNADKVPADLKTEVEGKVQAVRTALQGTDMDAVRRAVDELNASMQKIGAAVYGQAGGAPGGAPPEEEIPEGTVEGEFREV; translated from the coding sequence ATGGCTAAGGTAATTGGAATCGACCTCGGGACCACTAACTCCTGCGTCGCCGTCATGGAGGCGGGCGAGCCGGTGGTCATCCCGAACGCGGAAGGCGGGCGCATTACGCCCTCGGTCGTTGCCATATCGCGCGGCGGCGAGCGTCTGGTGGGCCAGGTCGCCAAACGACAGGCGATCACTAACCCCGAGAACACCGTCTACTCGATCAAGCGTCTGATGGGCCGCAAGTTCAATGACCCCGAGGTCCAGCGCGACCTGAAGCTGCTCTCCTACAAGGTCGAGGCAGCTCCCAACGGCGACGTCCTGGTGCGGCTCGGCGACCGCACGTATTCGCCGCCCGAGATCTCGGCGATGATCCTGCAGAAGCTGAAGAGGGACGCGGAGGCGTACCTCGGTGAGCCGGTCAACGAGGCCGTCATCACCGTGCCGGCTTACTTCAATGACAGCCAGCGTCAGGCGACCAAGGACGCCGGCAAGATCGCCGGCCTCGAGGTGCTGCGCATCATCAACGAGCCGACGGCCGCGTCCCTGGCCTATGGCCTCGACAAGAAGGGCGAGGAGACCATCGCCGTCTACGACCTGGGCGGGGGCACCTTCGACATCTCGATCCTCGAGATCGGCGAGGGCACCTTCCACGTGAAGTCGACGAACGGCGACACGCACCTTGGCGGCGATGACTTCGACCAGAGGGTGATCGACTGGCTTGTCGATGAGTTCAAGCGCGACCAGGGCATCGACCTCAAGCAGGACCGCATGGCGTTGCAGCGGCTGAAGGAGGCGGCTGAGAAGGCCAAGATTGAGCTCTCGACCGTGATGCAGACGGACATCAACCTCCCCTTCATCACCGCCGACGCCTCGGGGCCAAAACACCTGAACATCACCATGACCCGCTCGAAGCTGGAGCAGCTGGTCGGCGACCTGGTGGAGAGGACGCTCGAGCCCTGCCGGATGGCGCTCCAGGACGCGGGTATCACGGCAGCCCAAATCGACGAAGTCGTCATGGTCGGCGGCCAGACCCGCATGCCGCTGGTCATCGAGAAGGTGCGTCAGTTCTTCGGGAAGGAGCCGCACCGCGGCGTGAACCCGGACGAAGTTGTCGCCATCGGCGCGGCAATCCAGGCTGGCGTGCTCAAGGGTGAGGTGCGGGACGTCCTGCTCCTCGACGTTACGCCGCTAACGCTGGGCATCGAGACCCTCGGTGGCGTGGCCACGCCGCTGATCCCGCGCAACACGACGATCCCGACCTCGAAGAGCCAGATCTTCTCCACCGCGGCGGACAACCAGCCCTCAGTCGAGATCCATGTCATCCAGGGAGAGCGGGCGATGGCAGCGGACAACAAGTCCCTTGGCCGCTTCATCCTGGACGGAATTCTGCCGGCCCCGCGCGGCGTGCCCCAGATCGAGGTGACGTTCGACATCGACGCGAACGGCATCCTCAACGTCAGCGCCCGCGACAAGGCAACGGGCCGCGAGCAGAAGATCACAATCACCGCCGGCTCGGGCCTCACGAAGGAAGAGGTCGAGAGGATGCAGCGTGAGGCGGAGATGCACGCTGCCGAGGACAAGCGCCGCCGGGAGGAGATCGAGTTGCGCAACGCAGCCGATAGCCTTGCCTACACGGCGGAGAAGACGCTGCGCGATAACGCAGACAAGGTGCCAGCCGACCTCAAGACTGAGGTCGAAGGCAAGGTCCAGGCAGTGCGGACGGCCCTGCAGGGCACTGACATGGATGCCGTCCGTCGGGCCGTGGACGAATTGAATGCGTCCATGCAAAAGATCGGCGCGGCCGTGTACGGCCAGGCGGGAGGCGCTCCCGGCGGCGCTCCACCCGAGGAGGAGATCCCGGAGGGCACCGTGGAGGGCGAGTTCCGCGAGGTCTAG